From Tripterygium wilfordii isolate XIE 37 chromosome 13, ASM1340144v1, whole genome shotgun sequence, the proteins below share one genomic window:
- the LOC120013860 gene encoding kinesin-like protein KIN-10B, giving the protein METLNLPSKTTKTTKSCTPAKPTNPDSTASKVRVIVRVRAFLPHEIASGNRNPTSCISAIEKDFLPREEVAVHLKDPYTRRSECYQLDSFFSQEDNNVNQIFEREVSPFIPGIFSGCNATVFAYGATGSGKTYTMQGNDDRPGLMRLAMSTILSLCQIMGSTAEISYFEIYMDRCYDLLELKAKEITVLDDKDGQTHLRGLSRALVTSISEFQEVFSCGVQRRKVAHTDLNDVSSRSHGVLVISVSTPCGDGSGSVVSGKLNLIDLAGNEDNKRTCNEGIRLLESAKINQSLFALSNVIYALNNNKPRVPYRDCKLTRILQDSLGGTSRALMIACLNPCEFEESVHTVSLAARSRHISNFVSSSQKLETPKVKIDMEAKLRAWLESKGKTKSAQRSCAFGSPLPGKTPKPVSYIKKTNNHSSVKGHAATHQGAPKERTLSVPSKNLFMNKCLADDLENLCFDAEDKKEEGNDCTSEIVSESTACLADEQPGDEEKISLMSSANSLVSSPASGRKNAAQSPCRKVLSPINNNVNCEPFDESSLSKISFSTLLEPKTPKTPFMENSGHGNRQNFHTPIDKFNAMSCSFKSSLIQEYVDFLNTASRDELMELKGIGMKMADYIVNLRETSPL; this is encoded by the exons ATGGAAACCCTGAACCTCCCATCGAAGACCACCAAAACCACGAAATCTTGTACTCCGGCGAAACCGACGAACCCCGATTCAACGGCTTCGAAGGTTCGAGTGATTGTAAGGGTACGCGCCTTTCTCCCTCACGAGATTGCCTCAGGAAATCGAAACCCGACCTCCTGTATTTCGGCAATTGAAAAAGATTTTCTGCCTCGTGAAGAAGTTGCCGTCCATCTCAAGGATCCTTATACCAG ACGAAGCGAGTGCTATCAACTAGACTCGTTCTTTAGCCAAGAAGACAATAATGTGAACCAGATCTTTGAGAGAGAAGTGAGCCCCTTTATTCCTGGGATTTTTAGCGGTTGCAACGCTACAGTGTTCGCTTATGGGGCTACCGGAAGTGGAAAGACTTATACAATGCAG GGGAATGATGATCGGCCAGGTCTTATGCGATTGGCAATGTCCACAATTCTCTCATTGTGCCAGATCATGGGAAGCACGGCAGAGATTTCATACTTTGAGATATATATGGACAGGTGCTATGATCTTTTAGAACTCAAAGCTAAGGAAATTACAGTTTTGGATGACAAAGATGGGCAAACACATCTCCGGGGTTTATCTCGTGCCCTTGTCACTTCTATATCTGAATTTCAAGAGGTCTTCTCTTGCGGAGTTCAGAGACGGAAAGTTGCTCATACGGATCTTAATGACGTCTCTAGTAGAAGCCATGGAGTGCTAGTGATTTCTGTTTCCACTCCTTGTGGTGATGGTTCTGGTTCTGTGGTCTCTGGGAAACTGAACCTAATAGACTTGGCAG GTAATGAAGATAACAAAAGAACTTGCAATGAAGGTATACGGCTCCTGGAGAGTGCCAAGATCAACCAATCCTTGTTCGCGTTGTCTAATGTTATTTATGCACTGAATAACAACAAACCACGAGTGCCCTACCGGGATTGTAAGCTAACCCGTATATTGCAGGATTCTCTTGGAGGAACGAGTCGTGCTTTGATGATTGCTTGTCTG AATCCTTGTGAGTTCGAAGAATCTGTTCATACAGTCAGCTTGGCCGCTAGGTCACGCCACATATCCAATTTTGTTTCTTCGTCTCAAAAGTTGGAGACTCCAAAGGTAAAAATTGATATGGAAGCAAAATTGAGAGCCTGGCTTGAATCAAAAGGCAAGACAAAGAGTGCACAAAGATCATGTGCATTTGGTTCTCCCTTGCCAGGAAAAACTCCAAAACCCGTAAGCTATATTAAGAAAACTAACAATCATAGTTCTGTTAAAGGCCATGCTGCTACACACCAGGGTGCTCCTAAGGAAAG GACCTTATCCGTGCCttccaaaaatttatttatgAACAAATGTCTTGCCGACGACTTAGAG AATCTGTGCTTTGATGCTGAAGACAAAAAGGAAGAAGGTAATGATTGCACAAGTGAGATTGTTTCAGAATCAACTGCATGCTTAGCAG ATGAACAACCAGGCGATGAGGAGAAAATATCTCTCATGAGTTCTGCTAATTCTTTGGTATCTTCACCTGCTAGTGGCAGAAAAAATGCAGCACAAAGTCCTTGCAGGAAAGTTCTCTCTCCCATCAATAACAATGTCAACTGTGAACCATTTGACGAATCATCTCTCtcaaaaatttctttttcaacccTCCTTGAGCCAAAGACTCCAAAAACACCTTTCATGGAAAACAGTGGACACGGCAATCGCCAAAATTTCCACACCCCAATTGATAAATTTAACGCCATGAGTTGTAGTTTTAAG AGCTCTCTTATCCAAGAATATGTTGACTTCTTAAACACAGCCAGCAG agatgaaCTAATGGAGCTGAAG GGGATTGGAATGAAGATGGCAGATTATATTGTCAATCTCAGAGAAACAAGCCCCCTTTGA
- the LOC120013861 gene encoding metallothionein-like protein type 2, producing the protein MSSCCGGNCRCGSACKCANGSEGSKMYPDLSSVEKSTTETVVLGVAPEKPQSEGSEMGVRVESGCKCNPCKCNPCNC; encoded by the exons ATGTCGTCTTGCTGCGGAGGAAACTGCCGATGTGGATCTGCTTGTAAGTGCGCCAATGGATCTGAGGG AAGCAAGATGTACCCGGACCTGAGCTCCGTTGAGAAGAGCACCACCGAGACTGTTGTCCTCGGCGTTGCACCCGAGAAACC CCAATCCGAGGGATCTGAGATGGGTGTTCGTGTGGAGAGCGGCTGCAAGTGCAATCCCTGCAAGTGCAACCCCTGTAACTGCTAA
- the LOC120013688 gene encoding cyclin-dependent protein kinase inhibitor SMR3-like, with protein MCSVDQLSFLGMSSNSEKFVIKQGQEDKEIEFEISKREFQDKFHQEEANRDHDDEKSGAVDSPVKDVVEEDDGFKTPTSLDHKIPVEIECPPAPRKPKPSRKRKASSPLVSNRPRLVRLLDLSFTTG; from the coding sequence atGTGCTCAGTGGATCAGTTGTCCTTTCTTGGCATGTCGTCGAATTCGGAGAAGTTTGTAATCAAGCAGGGTCAAGAAGACAAAGAGATCGAATTCGAGATTTCAAAACGGGAATTTCAAGACAAGTTTCACCAAGAGGAAGCCAATAGAGACCATGATGATGAGAAGAGTGGTGCTGTAGATTCTCCTGTGAAGGATGTAGTGGAGGAGGACGATGGGTTCAAGACTCCAACATCTTTGGACCACAAAATTCCTGTTGAGATTGAATGTCCACCTGCACCCAGAAAACCCAAGCCCTCAAGGAAAAGGAAGGCCTCCTCGCCCCTAGTCTCAAATAGGCCAAGACTAGTAAGATTGCTTGATCTCTCTTTCACGACTGGttga
- the LOC120013117 gene encoding uncharacterized protein LOC120013117, whose amino-acid sequence MERKRTLTMNWDGLNDDDDDRFFETFDRLSSAVPLDLASSGSDEDEDFDDSRMSFASAVSSVHTNEFRNIAAAAAMSPDYNVWMAAPGSIKERRKRLLQGMGLTGDKELIKIASSVDLKRAVTSVKDHDRKVENHTPSPKKQEISHSPFPVMLVRSRSDSEIESFSVEKLRKEELVGKVSKQQLTRTSSMIIVPHARINPYQESVRVSPKEPKIGLSNSHNGALTSILSDSRFGAFFLIKNLDTGKEFIVNGYDQDGMWNKLSDLQTGKQLTMEEFEKCVGHSPVVKELMRRENVSRMNDVDGGHDRKFLSSNSYFSKSLRMSKRGGAALVKSLKGVANSMSLKVEKEKDNQIPPLPPEQKSNKNSSSEWIKVRQTGKSYKELSALHLCQEIQAHQGSIWTIKFSLDSRFLASAGEDKVIHVWEVQECEVMALSEGNLTPLHPSLCGSPDRPALAELSPMPSERKKKGRGSSARKGNSIPEYVHVPETVFQFSERPICSFEGHLDDVLDLSWSRSQLLLSSSMDKTVRLWDLESKSCLKLFAHNDYVTCIHFNPMDDNYFISGSLDAKVRIWSIPDRQVVDWSDLHEMVTAACYTPDGQNALIGSHKGTCRMYSAEDCKLEQQHQVDIRTKKKSNTKKITGFQFSPMNPSEALVTSADSRIRILDGTDIVHKFRGLRNTNSQIAASFSLDGKYVVSASEDSHVYVWKREEQRNSDTGRSKSVITTSSHEQFQCRDVSAAIPWPGVPKGEPPPVHVHSKRHSKRIIPSQSPSASGSPTKEDNTLAAANCHKRQLPPLPKKNNNNTNNSNSNSNNNNIESAASSPEDEPAQVSRSDSGIGDSFSSNSSSIRYGDSPSISGAATTFSSWSSSWSWFDGGNHSSNTVQATAWGLVIVTATLGGEIRAYQNFGLPRRISRQAHLFMSGSGLVNRGA is encoded by the exons ATGGAGCGAAAGAGAACCCTCACCATGAACTGGGACGGCCTCAACGATGATGACGACGACCGTTTCTTCGAGACCTTCGACCGCCTCTCCTCCGCCGTCCCCCTCGACTTGGCTTCCTCCGGTTCTGACGAAGATGAAGACTTCGACGACAGCCGCATGTCATTCGCCTCCGCCGTCTCTTCTGTTCATACAAATGAGTTTCGCAACATCGCAGCAGCAGCGGCAATGTCTCCGGACTATAATGTCTGGATGGCCGCCCCCGGATCCATAAAAGAGCGCCGAAAACGCCTCCTCCAAGGCATGGGCTTAACTGGCGATAAGGAATTGATCAAAATCGCCAGCTCCGTCGACCTCAAGCGAGCCGTCACATCCGTCAAAGATCACGACCGTAAGGTTGAGAATCACACACCGTCGCCCAAAAAACAGGAAATTTCGCATTCTCCGTTTCCGGTAATGCTGGTACGGTCGAGATCTGACAGTGAAATAGAATCTTTCTCGGTTgaaaaattgagaaaagaaGAGTTAGTGGGTAAGGTTTCGAAACAACAATTGACCAGAACGTCGTCTATGATTATAGTGCCGCATGCTCGGATAAACCCGTACCAGGAGTCGGTGAGAGTTTCACCAAAAGAGCCAAAGATCGGCCTTTCGAACAGCCACAACGGTGCATTGACGTCGATTTTGTCGGACAGTCGATTCGGTGCCTTTTTCTTGATCAAGAACTTGGACACCGGCAAAGAGTTTATCGTTAATGG GTACGACCAGGATGGTATGTGGAACAAACTGAGCGACCTGCAAACAGGGAAGCAACTCACCATGGAAGAATTCGAGAAGTGTGTTGGGCATTCGCCGGTGGTTAAGGAGCTGATGAGAAGAGAGAATGTTTCCAGAATGAACGATGTCGACGGGGGCCATGATCGGAAGTTCTTGAGTTCGAATTCGTATTTCTCAAAGTCTCTCAGGATGAGCAAGAGAGGAGGCGCAGCATTAGTGAAGAGCTTAAAGGGTGTGGCGAATTCAATGTCTTTGAAAGTTGAGAAGGAGAAGGACAACCAAATTCCTCCACTGCCGCCTGAGCAGAAATCTAACAAGAACTCTTCCTCGGAATGGATTAAAGTCAGACAAACAGGGAAATCATACAAAGAGCTGAGTGCTTTGCATTTGTGTCAAGAAATTCAGGCTCACCAGGGTTCTATTTGGACAATAAAGTTCAGTTTGGACAGTCGGTTTCTTGCGAGCGCTGGTGAAGACAAGGTTATTCATGTTTGGGAAGTGCAGGAATGCGAGGTGATGGCTCTGAGTGAAGGGAATTTGACCCCTCTTCATCCATCTCTCTGTGGCTCACCGGACCGGCCAGCTTTAGCGGAGCTGTCGCCAATGCCGtctgagaggaagaaaaaagggaGAGGTTCCTCTGCAAGGAAAGGCAATAGTATTCCTGAATATGTGCATGTCCCCGAAACCGTATTTCAGTTCTCGGAGAGACCAATCTGTTCATTCGAAGGACATCTCGATGATGTCTTGGATTTGTCCTGGTCAAGATCTCAG CTACTGCTTTCATCTTCGATGGACAAAACAGTGAGGTTGTGGGATTTGGAAAGCAAGAGCTGTCTCAAGTTGTTTGCCCACAATGATTATG TGACCTGCATTCATTTCAATCCAATGGATGACAATTACTTTATAAGTGGTTCGCTTGATGCAAAAGTTCGAATATGGAGCATACCTGATCGACAAGTTGTTGACTGGAGTGATCTTCATGAAATGGTCACTGCTGCTTGCTATACCCCTGATGGCCAG AATGCCCTGATTGGTTCGCACAAGGGGACTTGTCGCATGTACAGTGCAGAGG ATTGCAAACTAGAGCAACAACATCAGGTTGATATACGGACCAAGAAGAAGTCTAACACAAAAAAGATTACTGGTTTCCAG TTTTCCCCAATGAATCCATCCGAAGCGCTTGTGACATCTGCTGATTCCCGAATTCGAATACTCGACGGAACAGACATTGTTCACAAGTTCAGAG GTCTCCGGAACACAAATAGCCAAATTGCAGCTTCTTTCAGTTTAGACGGAAAATATGTCGTGTCTGCGAGTGAAGATTCTCATGTCTACGTTTGGAAACGCGAAGAGCAGCGAAACTCAGACACTGGAAGAAGCAAGAGTGTGATAACTACCAGTTCTCATGAGCAATTTCAATGTAGAGATGTTTCGGCGGCAATACCATGGCCTGGGGTCCCCAAAGGTGAGCCTCCACCAGTGCATGTGCATTCCAAAAGACACTCCAAACGCATTATCCCCTCGCAGTCTCCTTCTGCCAGTGGATCACCAACAAAAGAGGACAACACTTTGGCTGCTGCAAACTGCCACAAGAGACAACTGCCACCACTTCCAAAGAAGAATAACAATAACACTAACAatagcaacagcaacagcaataACAATAACATAGAAAGTGCTGCTTCTTCTCCAGAAGACGAGCCCGCACAAGTTTCCAGATCAGATTCCGGGATTGGAGACTCATTCAGTTCAAATTCTTCCTCAATAAGGTATGGTGACTCACCTTCTATATCTGGCGCTGCAACTACATTTTCATCTTGGTCTTCCTCCTGGTCTTGGTTTGATGGAGGTAATCATTCAAGCAATACTGTACAAGCAACAGCTTGGGGGTTGGTGATTGTGACAGCAACACTGGGAGGTGAAATTAGGGCTTATCAGAACTTCGGGTTGCCACGGAGGATCAGCCGCCAAGCCCACTTGTTCATGAGTGGTTCTGGATTAGTAAATAGAGGGGCATAA